A single window of Halotalea alkalilenta DNA harbors:
- a CDS encoding IucA/IucC family protein, translating into MTTTTSRAMPRASADMPSLALANVDPEVYRQVEQRVVGQLLQTLCYEAVLAYRHEPVDEHLHRFILPATDERREIVEYHCNGLRSDSFELIRLDPTSLERVDARGERSRPSLHQALSELLGELRDSAHLPRFVQELEQTLLNDLQARSQGYRPAGAAHELDVDELERHFMDAHSYHPCYKSRIGFSLADNQRYGPEFATPIAIVWLAVARSCASFKHSQRLDFSAFIQQEAGAQRWREMAATLAGEGRAIDDYLLIPVHPWQWEEVIVPVFHAELLSGEIVYLGASDHRYQAQQSIRTLANTTDRRRPYVKLAMSITNTSSTRILAQHTVMNGPIITDWLQRLIATDPTAQALDFVILGEIAGASFDYAHLPATRMAQAYGTLGAIWRESIHGYLRDGEQAVPFNGLSHLENRYAPGEKTPFIDAWIRRYGLLAWTRQLLRVTVSPIIHMLYAEGIGMESHGQNIVLIVEDGWPRRIALKDFHDGVRFSPRHLARPELCPTLVPLPASHAKINRNSFILTDDVDAVRDFSCDAFFFICLAELAVFLRQHYRLDEAQFWRMTAEVITDYQSAHPQHRERFATFDVFAPCYEVEELTKRRLLGDGERRFKAVPNPLRAHGGNAC; encoded by the coding sequence TGGCCAATGTCGACCCCGAGGTCTACCGGCAGGTCGAGCAGCGAGTGGTCGGCCAACTGCTGCAGACGCTTTGCTATGAAGCGGTGCTGGCGTACCGCCACGAACCGGTGGATGAGCACCTTCATCGCTTCATCCTGCCAGCCACCGACGAGCGGCGGGAGATCGTCGAGTACCACTGCAACGGCCTGCGCAGCGACAGTTTCGAGCTGATTCGCCTGGACCCGACCAGCCTGGAGCGGGTCGACGCCCGCGGCGAGCGCAGCCGGCCCTCGCTTCACCAGGCATTGTCGGAGCTGCTCGGTGAACTGCGCGACAGTGCGCATCTGCCGCGTTTCGTCCAGGAGCTGGAGCAGACGCTGCTGAACGATCTGCAGGCGCGCAGCCAGGGCTATCGGCCAGCCGGCGCCGCGCACGAGCTGGATGTGGATGAGCTCGAGCGCCACTTCATGGACGCCCACAGCTATCACCCCTGCTACAAGTCGAGGATCGGCTTCTCGCTGGCCGACAATCAGCGCTATGGCCCGGAGTTCGCCACGCCGATCGCGATCGTCTGGCTGGCGGTGGCCAGGTCCTGCGCTTCGTTCAAGCATTCGCAGCGGTTGGATTTCAGCGCCTTCATCCAGCAAGAGGCCGGTGCGCAGCGCTGGCGGGAAATGGCGGCGACACTGGCGGGCGAGGGACGCGCGATCGACGACTACCTGCTGATACCGGTGCATCCCTGGCAGTGGGAAGAGGTCATCGTGCCGGTGTTCCATGCCGAACTGCTGAGTGGGGAGATCGTCTACCTCGGCGCATCCGATCACCGCTACCAAGCGCAGCAGTCGATCCGCACCCTGGCCAACACCACGGATAGACGGCGCCCGTACGTCAAGCTGGCGATGAGCATCACCAACACCTCGAGCACGCGCATTCTTGCCCAGCATACGGTGATGAACGGACCGATCATCACCGACTGGCTGCAGCGGCTGATCGCCACCGACCCGACGGCGCAGGCGCTGGATTTCGTCATTCTCGGTGAAATCGCAGGTGCCAGCTTCGACTACGCCCACCTGCCGGCCACCCGTATGGCACAGGCGTACGGCACGCTGGGTGCGATCTGGCGCGAGAGCATCCATGGCTACCTGCGCGACGGTGAACAAGCAGTGCCCTTCAATGGCCTGAGCCACCTCGAGAACCGCTACGCACCGGGTGAGAAGACGCCGTTCATCGACGCCTGGATCCGCCGCTATGGCCTGCTCGCCTGGACCCGGCAGCTGCTGCGGGTCACCGTCTCGCCGATCATTCACATGCTCTACGCCGAAGGCATCGGCATGGAGTCCCATGGTCAGAACATCGTGCTGATCGTCGAGGATGGCTGGCCCCGGCGCATCGCGCTGAAGGATTTCCACGACGGCGTGCGCTTTTCACCGCGCCACCTGGCTCGCCCCGAGCTGTGTCCAACGCTGGTGCCGCTGCCCGCCAGCCACGCCAAGATCAACCGCAACTCCTTCATCCTGACCGACGATGTCGATGCGGTGCGCGATTTCTCCTGCGACGCCTTCTTCTTCATCTGCCTGGCGGAGCTTGCGGTCTTCCTGCGCCAGCATTATCGCCTCGATGAGGCGCAGTTCTGGCGCATGACCGCGGAGGTGATCACCGATTACCAGAGCGCTCATCCGCAGCATCGCGAGCGCTTCGCGACCTTCGATGTCTTCGCGCCTTGCTACGAGGTGGAGGAGCTGACCAAGCGTCGTCTGCTGGGAGACGGCGAGCGCCGCTTCAAGGCGGTGCCCAATCCACTGCGCGCACATGGAGGCAATGCATGCTGA